The proteins below are encoded in one region of Chloroflexota bacterium:
- a CDS encoding acetyl-CoA carboxylase biotin carboxyl carrier protein subunit (composes the biotin carboxyl carrier protein subunit of the acetyl-CoA carboxylase complex, the enzyme that catalyzes the carboxylation of acetyl-CoA to malonyl-CoA, which in turn controls the rate of fatty acid metabolism), translated as MAWKTTLIVDGTTYEVEVNGDTVTVDGRPFSVSVKGREVNVNGMNYTVEFAGDQVLVNGIPHAFRRAEAAKPTAAASKPEKPSVAVAEDANAVRAIMPGKVLRVLVKPGDAVADGSVVLILEAMKMENELRAHKAGTVKAVHAQPGQDVEMGQVLVEME; from the coding sequence GTGGCCTGGAAAACAACGCTCATTGTGGACGGGACGACCTACGAAGTAGAAGTCAACGGCGACACGGTAACCGTGGACGGGCGGCCGTTCTCGGTGTCGGTGAAGGGGCGCGAGGTCAACGTGAACGGCATGAACTACACGGTGGAGTTCGCGGGGGATCAGGTGCTGGTCAACGGCATCCCGCACGCCTTCCGCCGGGCCGAAGCGGCCAAGCCGACAGCCGCCGCCAGCAAGCCGGAGAAGCCCAGCGTAGCGGTGGCCGAGGACGCGAATGCCGTCAGGGCCATCATGCCGGGCAAGGTGTTGCGCGTGCTGGTGAAACCCGGCGACGCCGTGGCCGATGGGAGCGTGGTGCTCATCCTGGAGGCCATGAAGATGGAAAACGAACTCCGCGCCCACAAGGCCGGCACGGTCAAGGCGGTGCATGCCCAGCCCGGCCAGGACGTAGAGATGGGCCAGGTGTTGGTGGAGATGGAGTAG
- a CDS encoding DUF3800 domain-containing protein gives MVLYRVYVDEVGNHDMGHVDDPRYRFLSLTGVILETGHYAEVVQREMEDIKREFFLQDPDEPVIFHRKELVNRRPPFQALRDPQEERAFNAALLSALARWEHRVVTVVLDKKAHRDRYRVWQYHPYHYGLAALLEQFILFLGDAGGRGDVLVESRGGTEDSKLKESYRRLYARGTDFVAPDLWQAHLTSRELKVRPRRDNIAGLQLADLIAHASQREILLHHRLIGDKRETFGARICEILQDGKYLRSDAGEMDGYGRKLLP, from the coding sequence ATGGTTCTGTATCGCGTTTACGTGGATGAAGTTGGGAACCATGACATGGGCCATGTGGACGATCCTCGCTACCGGTTTCTTTCGCTCACCGGTGTGATCCTGGAGACGGGTCACTATGCCGAGGTTGTGCAAAGAGAGATGGAGGACATCAAGCGGGAGTTTTTCTTGCAGGATCCTGATGAGCCGGTTATCTTTCATCGGAAAGAACTCGTGAACAGGCGCCCGCCGTTCCAGGCTTTGCGAGATCCGCAGGAGGAGCGCGCGTTCAATGCGGCGCTCTTGTCGGCACTAGCACGGTGGGAGCATCGCGTCGTAACTGTGGTTCTGGACAAGAAAGCCCATCGCGACAGGTACAGGGTTTGGCAGTATCACCCCTATCATTATGGCTTGGCCGCATTGCTGGAGCAATTCATTCTGTTTCTTGGGGATGCGGGTGGCCGAGGCGACGTACTCGTGGAGAGCCGCGGCGGGACGGAGGACAGCAAACTCAAGGAGTCGTACCGGCGACTCTACGCACGTGGCACGGACTTCGTCGCTCCTGATCTGTGGCAGGCGCACCTGACCTCGCGCGAACTAAAGGTGAGGCCCCGCCGGGACAATATCGCGGGCCTGCAACTTGCGGACCTCATCGCGCATGCGTCGCAGCGAGAGATATTGCTGCATCACAGGCTCATAGGGGACAAACGCGAAACGTTCGGCGCCAGAATCTGCGAAATCCTTCAGGATGGCAAATACTTGCGGAGCGACGCAGGTGAGATGGATGGCTATGGGAGAAAACTGTTGCCGTAA
- a CDS encoding methylmalonyl-CoA mutase family protein: MTRLTESKRRWERETVEPLTRKFPERRGEFATVSGIPVDRLYTPEDVPVDYEQDLGFPGEYPFTRGVQPTMYRGRLWTMRQYAGFATAEESNRRYRYLLEQGQTGLSVAFDLPTQIGYDSDHPMAEGEVGRVGVAISSLRDMEILFDGIPLDKVSTSMTINAPATVLLAMYVAVAEKQGVPSEKLRGTVQNDILKEYVARGTYIFPPQPSMRLVTDLFRFCKERVPQWNTISVSGYHMREAGATAVQEVAFTLCDAMAYVRAALDAGMDVDEFAGQMAFFFACHNNLLEEVAKFRAARRMWAKIMRERFGAKDPRSCMLRFHTQTSGVTLTAQQPNNNIVRVALQALAAVLGGTQSLHTNSRDEALALPTEESVTIALRTQQIIAYESGVADTIDPLAGSYYVEHLTNEVERRAWELIERVEKMGGVLKAIESGYIQRELHESAYRYQKAVDARDQIVVGVNEFVTDTPVTFETLKMDPQVRDRQVARLRQVRAERDNERVQALLAQLRREAEGDAPLMPTILDCVRAYTTLGEICGVLREVFGEYQPATMW; encoded by the coding sequence ATGACCCGACTCACCGAGAGCAAGCGCCGTTGGGAGCGCGAGACGGTGGAGCCGCTGACCCGGAAGTTCCCGGAGCGGCGGGGCGAGTTCGCGACGGTCTCCGGCATCCCCGTGGATCGGCTGTACACGCCCGAGGACGTGCCGGTGGACTACGAGCAGGACCTGGGATTCCCCGGCGAGTACCCCTTCACGCGCGGCGTCCAGCCCACGATGTACCGCGGGCGATTGTGGACCATGCGCCAGTACGCTGGGTTCGCCACCGCCGAGGAGTCCAACCGCCGCTACCGCTACCTGCTAGAGCAGGGGCAGACCGGGCTTTCGGTGGCCTTTGACCTGCCCACGCAGATCGGCTACGACTCGGATCACCCCATGGCCGAGGGCGAGGTGGGGCGCGTGGGCGTGGCCATCAGTTCGCTGCGCGACATGGAAATCCTGTTTGACGGCATCCCGCTGGACAAGGTGAGCACGTCCATGACCATCAACGCGCCGGCGACGGTGCTGCTGGCCATGTACGTGGCGGTAGCCGAGAAGCAGGGTGTGCCGTCGGAGAAACTGCGCGGCACGGTGCAGAACGACATCCTGAAGGAGTACGTGGCGCGGGGGACGTACATCTTCCCGCCGCAGCCTTCCATGCGCCTGGTAACCGACCTGTTTCGCTTCTGCAAGGAGCGCGTGCCCCAGTGGAACACGATTTCCGTGAGCGGCTACCACATGCGCGAGGCGGGGGCCACGGCCGTGCAGGAGGTGGCCTTCACACTGTGCGACGCGATGGCCTACGTGCGGGCGGCGCTGGATGCGGGGATGGACGTGGACGAGTTCGCCGGGCAGATGGCCTTCTTCTTCGCGTGCCACAACAACCTGCTGGAAGAGGTGGCCAAGTTCCGCGCCGCGCGACGCATGTGGGCCAAGATTATGCGCGAACGGTTCGGCGCCAAAGACCCCCGCTCGTGCATGTTGCGGTTCCACACCCAGACGTCGGGCGTAACCCTCACGGCCCAGCAGCCCAACAACAACATCGTGCGGGTTGCGCTCCAGGCGTTGGCGGCAGTGCTGGGCGGGACGCAGTCGCTGCACACCAACTCGCGGGATGAGGCGCTGGCGCTGCCCACGGAGGAGTCGGTAACCATCGCGTTGCGCACCCAGCAGATCATCGCCTACGAGAGCGGCGTGGCCGATACCATTGACCCGCTGGCGGGGAGTTACTACGTGGAGCATCTGACCAACGAGGTGGAGCGGCGGGCGTGGGAACTGATAGAGCGCGTGGAGAAGATGGGCGGCGTCCTGAAGGCGATTGAGAGTGGCTACATCCAGCGGGAATTGCACGAGAGCGCCTACCGTTACCAGAAGGCGGTGGACGCCCGCGACCAGATCGTGGTGGGCGTGAACGAGTTCGTAACCGACACGCCGGTAACGTTTGAGACCCTGAAGATGGACCCGCAGGTGCGCGACCGACAGGTGGCGCGCTTGCGGCAGGTGCGGGCCGAGCGCGACAACGAGCGCGTGCAGGCGCTGCTGGCGCAACTGCGCCGCGAGGCCGAGGGCGACGCGCCGCTCATGCCCACGATCCTGGACTGCGTGCGGGCCTACACCACGCTGGGGGAAATCTGCGGCGTGCTGCGAGAGGTTTTCGGGGAGTACCAGCCGGCGACGATGTGGTGA